In Xenopus laevis strain J_2021 chromosome 2S, Xenopus_laevis_v10.1, whole genome shotgun sequence, a genomic segment contains:
- the eif3i.S gene encoding eukaryotic translation initiation factor 3 subunit I isoform X1: MRLKPIEQDLFATHRSTKSNRPILLQGHERSITQIKYNRDGDLLFTVAKDPVVNVWYSVNGERLGTYSGHTGAVWCVDVDWETRHVLSGSADNSCRLWDCETGKQLALLETSSAVRTCGFDFGGNIIMFSTDKQMGYQCFVSFIDLRDPSQIKDNEPYMKIPCSESKITSAVWGPLGEYIIAGHENGELNQYSAKSGEIVNSIKEHSKQINDIQTSRDMTMFVTASKDCTSKLFDCTSLEHQKTFRTERPVNSAAISPIYDHVVLGGGQEAMDVTTTSTRIGKFEARFFHVAFEEEFGRVKGHFGPINSLAFHPNGKSYSSGGEDGYVRIHYFDSQYFDFEFES, from the exons ATGAGGTTGAAACCCATTGAGCAAGATTTATTCGCGACACATAGGTCCACAAAGTCAAAT AGACCCATTCTGCTCCAAGGGCATGAAAGGTCCATCACTCAAATTAAGTACAATCGTGATGGGGACCTACTCTTCACTGTTGCCAAAGATCCG GTGGTTAATGTCTGGTACTCTGTGAATGGAGAGCGTCTGGGAACTTACAGTGGACACACAGGAGCAGTTTGGTGTGTGGATGTGGACT GGGAAACGCGACATGTACTTTCTGGATCTGCAGATAACTCATGCAGGCTGTGGGACTGTGAAACAG GAAAGCAGTTGGCTCTCTTGGAAACAAGCTCAGCTGTGAGGACCTGTGGCTTTGATTTTGGTGGCAACATAATCATGTTCTCCACAGACAAACAGATGGGCTATCAGTGCTTTGTGAGCTTTATTGACTTGAGAGACCCTTCACAAATTA AAGACAATGAGCCATACATGAAAATTCCTTGCAGTGAGTCCAAGATAACCAGTGCAGTGTGGGGACCACTTGGAGAATACATTATCGCTGGGCATGAGAATGGAGAGTTGAACCAGTACAGTGCCAAG tCTGGGGAAATAGTTAACAGCATCAAAGAGCATTCCAAGCAGATCAATGACATTCAGACCTCCCGAGACATGACAATGTTTGTTACAGCATCCAAAGACTGCACCTCCAAG CTATTTGACTGTACATCACTTGAGCATCAGAAAACTTTCCGGACAGAAAGGCCTGTTAACTCTGCTGCCATCTCTCCTATATATGACCAT GTGGTTTTAGGAGGAGGACAGGAAGCCATGGATGTGACAACAACATCAACAAGAATTGGAAAGTTCGAGGCCAG gttCTTCCATGTGGCTTTTGAGGAGGAGTTTGGGAGAGTTAAAGGTCATTTTGGGCCTATTAACAGTTTGGCATTCCATCCAAATGGAAAGAG TTACAGCAGTGGAGGAGAGGATGGATACGTTAGAATACATTACTTTGACTCGCAATATttcgactttgaatttgaatCCTGA
- the eif3i.S gene encoding eukaryotic translation initiation factor 3 subunit I isoform X2, which translates to MRPILLQGHERSITQIKYNRDGDLLFTVAKDPVVNVWYSVNGERLGTYSGHTGAVWCVDVDWETRHVLSGSADNSCRLWDCETGKQLALLETSSAVRTCGFDFGGNIIMFSTDKQMGYQCFVSFIDLRDPSQIKDNEPYMKIPCSESKITSAVWGPLGEYIIAGHENGELNQYSAKSGEIVNSIKEHSKQINDIQTSRDMTMFVTASKDCTSKLFDCTSLEHQKTFRTERPVNSAAISPIYDHVVLGGGQEAMDVTTTSTRIGKFEARFFHVAFEEEFGRVKGHFGPINSLAFHPNGKSYSSGGEDGYVRIHYFDSQYFDFEFES; encoded by the exons ATG AGACCCATTCTGCTCCAAGGGCATGAAAGGTCCATCACTCAAATTAAGTACAATCGTGATGGGGACCTACTCTTCACTGTTGCCAAAGATCCG GTGGTTAATGTCTGGTACTCTGTGAATGGAGAGCGTCTGGGAACTTACAGTGGACACACAGGAGCAGTTTGGTGTGTGGATGTGGACT GGGAAACGCGACATGTACTTTCTGGATCTGCAGATAACTCATGCAGGCTGTGGGACTGTGAAACAG GAAAGCAGTTGGCTCTCTTGGAAACAAGCTCAGCTGTGAGGACCTGTGGCTTTGATTTTGGTGGCAACATAATCATGTTCTCCACAGACAAACAGATGGGCTATCAGTGCTTTGTGAGCTTTATTGACTTGAGAGACCCTTCACAAATTA AAGACAATGAGCCATACATGAAAATTCCTTGCAGTGAGTCCAAGATAACCAGTGCAGTGTGGGGACCACTTGGAGAATACATTATCGCTGGGCATGAGAATGGAGAGTTGAACCAGTACAGTGCCAAG tCTGGGGAAATAGTTAACAGCATCAAAGAGCATTCCAAGCAGATCAATGACATTCAGACCTCCCGAGACATGACAATGTTTGTTACAGCATCCAAAGACTGCACCTCCAAG CTATTTGACTGTACATCACTTGAGCATCAGAAAACTTTCCGGACAGAAAGGCCTGTTAACTCTGCTGCCATCTCTCCTATATATGACCAT GTGGTTTTAGGAGGAGGACAGGAAGCCATGGATGTGACAACAACATCAACAAGAATTGGAAAGTTCGAGGCCAG gttCTTCCATGTGGCTTTTGAGGAGGAGTTTGGGAGAGTTAAAGGTCATTTTGGGCCTATTAACAGTTTGGCATTCCATCCAAATGGAAAGAG TTACAGCAGTGGAGGAGAGGATGGATACGTTAGAATACATTACTTTGACTCGCAATATttcgactttgaatttgaatCCTGA
- the khdrbs1.S gene encoding KH domain-containing, RNA-binding, signal transduction-associated protein 1 isoform X1, producing the protein METETKYLPELMAEKDSLDPSFTHAMSLLGKEIERMKKGGDAKKEEEDTYLDLFSHKNMKLKERILIPVKLYPKFNFVGKILGPQGNTIKRLQEDTGAKISVLGKGSMRDKAKEEQLRKGGDPKYSHLNMDLHVFIEVFGPPCESYTRMAHAMEEVKKFLVPLTPESFPYQDMMDDICQDQFMDLSYLNGAPPEQTRGGSRGGPTRGRGGPPPPVAPSSRGRAGPLRPLVPRGAPGRGAITRGASASRPVPPSASRGAPAGRARGAAIQRISLPPPAPETYDEYGYEDSYAEPSYEGYEGYYSQSQGETEYYDYGHGEGPESYENYGQDNWNGSRPPPLKVPSSRALKGGAYREHPYGRF; encoded by the exons ATGGAGACCGAGACCAAATACTTACCCGAGCTGATGGCTGAAAAGGACAGCCTTGACCCATCGTTTACGCACGCCATGAGCCTTCTGGGCAAGG AGATTGAAAGAATGAAGAAGGGAGGAGATGCTAagaaggaggaagaagacacTTATCTGGACTTATTTTCccataaaaacatgaaattaaaAGAGCGTATTTTGATCCCAGTCAAACTGTATCCCAAG TTTAACTTTGTTGGAAAGATCCTTGGACCACAGGGAAACACAATCAAAAGGCTACAGGAGGATACTGGAGCGAAAATCTCTGTTCTTGGCAAGGGATCAATGCGAGATAAGGCAAAG GAAGAGCAGCTGCGGAAAGGAGGGGACCCCAAATACAGCCATCTGAACATGGACCTTCATGTGTTCATAGAGGTCTTTGGACCACCATGTGAATCTTATACACGTATGGCACATGCAATGGAAGAAGTTAAAAAGTTCTTGGTTCCg ctGACACCTGAGTCTTTTCCATACCAGGACATGATGGATGATATCTGCCAGGATCAGTTTATGGATCTTTCTTATCTTAATGGAGCACCACCAGAGCAAACCCGAGGAGGATCAAGAGGTGGACCAACCAGGGGCCGAGGGGGCCCTCCACCTCCTGTAGCTCCTTCTTCTAG agGAAGGGCTGGGCCTCTTCGCCCTCTTGTTCCAAGAGGTGCCCCTGGTCGTGGAGCCATAACACGTGGTGCCAGTGCAAGCCGTCCTGTACCTCCATCTGCTTCTCGAGGTGCCCCTGCTGGAAGAGCCCGTGGTGCAGCTATCCAAAGAATCTCCCTTCCACCTCCTGCACCTGAAACATATGATGAATAT GGTTATGAAGACTCTTACGCAGAGCCAAGCTATGAAGGTTATGAGGGATATTACAGTCAAAGCCAAGG AGAGACCGAATATTATGATTATGGTCATGGAGAGGGTCCCGAGTCATATGAGAATTATG GGCAAGATAATTGGAATGGATCACGACCACCACCACTGAAGGTTCCTTCCTCACGAGCTTTGAAGGGTGGAGCATACCGAGAACATCCCTATGGGCGCTTCTGA
- the khdrbs1.S gene encoding KH domain-containing, RNA-binding, signal transduction-associated protein 1 isoform X2: METETKYLPELMAEKDSLDPSFTHAMSLLGKEIERMKKGGDAKKEEEDTYLDLFSHKNMKLKERILIPVKLYPKFNFVGKILGPQGNTIKRLQEDTGAKISVLGKGSMRDKAKEEQLRKGGDPKYSHLNMDLHVFIEVFGPPCESYTRMAHAMEEVKKFLVPLTPESFPYQDMMDDICQDQFMDLSYLNGAPPEQTRGGSRGGPTRGRGGPPPPVAPSSRGRAGPLRPLVPRGAPGRGAITRGASASRPVPPSASRGAPAGRARGAAIQRISLPPPAPETYDEYGYEDSYAEPSYEGYEGYYSQSQGAR; encoded by the exons ATGGAGACCGAGACCAAATACTTACCCGAGCTGATGGCTGAAAAGGACAGCCTTGACCCATCGTTTACGCACGCCATGAGCCTTCTGGGCAAGG AGATTGAAAGAATGAAGAAGGGAGGAGATGCTAagaaggaggaagaagacacTTATCTGGACTTATTTTCccataaaaacatgaaattaaaAGAGCGTATTTTGATCCCAGTCAAACTGTATCCCAAG TTTAACTTTGTTGGAAAGATCCTTGGACCACAGGGAAACACAATCAAAAGGCTACAGGAGGATACTGGAGCGAAAATCTCTGTTCTTGGCAAGGGATCAATGCGAGATAAGGCAAAG GAAGAGCAGCTGCGGAAAGGAGGGGACCCCAAATACAGCCATCTGAACATGGACCTTCATGTGTTCATAGAGGTCTTTGGACCACCATGTGAATCTTATACACGTATGGCACATGCAATGGAAGAAGTTAAAAAGTTCTTGGTTCCg ctGACACCTGAGTCTTTTCCATACCAGGACATGATGGATGATATCTGCCAGGATCAGTTTATGGATCTTTCTTATCTTAATGGAGCACCACCAGAGCAAACCCGAGGAGGATCAAGAGGTGGACCAACCAGGGGCCGAGGGGGCCCTCCACCTCCTGTAGCTCCTTCTTCTAG agGAAGGGCTGGGCCTCTTCGCCCTCTTGTTCCAAGAGGTGCCCCTGGTCGTGGAGCCATAACACGTGGTGCCAGTGCAAGCCGTCCTGTACCTCCATCTGCTTCTCGAGGTGCCCCTGCTGGAAGAGCCCGTGGTGCAGCTATCCAAAGAATCTCCCTTCCACCTCCTGCACCTGAAACATATGATGAATAT GGTTATGAAGACTCTTACGCAGAGCCAAGCTATGAAGGTTATGAGGGATATTACAGTCAAAGCCAAGG GGCAAGATAA